A part of Spiribacter vilamensis genomic DNA contains:
- a CDS encoding ComF family protein, giving the protein MPISITRHSSPPPWRLPGRGSAYLHNLFSGRCRFCHARSLSRGLCPGCCEDLPWISAACRRCGLPLASGAAECAGCLADPPPFDRARVLWTYGDGVDELIRAFKLREDLAAGRLLTELAAEALCERGVACHGPLVPIPLHTARYRQRGFNQSALIARWLGAAVMESLVFRHRHTPPQRGRSAADRRAALHGAFRLQRPPPRSVTLVDDVVTTGASLAAVAECLREGGVERVEVIALARAI; this is encoded by the coding sequence ATGCCGATCTCCATCACGCGTCACTCCTCTCCCCCGCCATGGCGGCTGCCCGGCCGGGGATCGGCCTATCTGCATAATCTGTTCAGCGGGCGCTGCCGGTTCTGCCACGCCCGCAGCCTCTCCCGCGGACTCTGCCCGGGTTGTTGCGAGGATCTGCCCTGGATCAGCGCGGCATGCCGGCGCTGCGGGTTACCGTTGGCCTCCGGGGCCGCGGAATGCGCCGGCTGTCTCGCCGACCCGCCACCGTTCGACCGCGCCCGGGTGCTTTGGACCTACGGGGACGGTGTCGATGAACTCATTCGCGCTTTCAAACTGCGCGAGGATCTGGCCGCCGGTCGGCTGCTCACCGAGCTTGCCGCCGAGGCCCTGTGCGAGCGCGGCGTCGCCTGCCACGGCCCGCTGGTGCCCATACCACTGCACACGGCACGTTACCGGCAGCGCGGCTTCAACCAGTCGGCACTGATCGCCCGCTGGCTGGGTGCAGCGGTCATGGAATCACTGGTCTTTCGTCATCGGCATACACCGCCCCAGCGGGGCCGCAGCGCCGCCGACCGACGGGCCGCCCTGCACGGTGCCTTCCGCCTGCAGCGACCACCCCCTCGCAGCGTCACGCTGGTGGATGATGTCGTCACCACCGGGGCGAGCCTCGCCGCGGTGGCCGAGTGCCTGCGCGAGGGCGGCGTCGAGCGTGTCGAGGTCATCGCCCTGGCCCGGGCGATCTAG
- the ubiA gene encoding 4-hydroxybenzoate octaprenyltransferase, whose amino-acid sequence MTPSVTDWGHRLSLYARLARLNRPIGNFLLLWPTLWALWLAAEGMPRTDVLVVFVLGVLVMRAAGCVINDYADRDYDRHVKRTRARPLTTGAVTEREALILFAVLCLVAFALVLLMNRLTVLLSLGGVALAATYPFMKRHTHLPQVHLGAAFGWAAPMAFAAQTGTVPVLAWLVFASSVVWATIYDTEYAMVDRDDDLKVGIKSTAVLFGAYDRAMIALLQVLLTLLLAVIGWRAGLGAPFLIGLVAASGLFVRQQWLIRDRSRDGSFQAFLNNNIYGGIVFAGIVLSYLTTA is encoded by the coding sequence ATGACCCCATCCGTGACTGACTGGGGACATCGGCTGTCGCTTTACGCAAGGCTGGCGCGGCTGAATCGGCCGATCGGCAACTTCCTTCTGCTCTGGCCGACACTCTGGGCGCTCTGGCTGGCAGCCGAGGGGATGCCGCGGACGGATGTGCTGGTGGTCTTCGTCCTCGGTGTGCTGGTCATGCGGGCGGCGGGCTGCGTGATCAACGACTACGCCGACCGCGATTACGATCGGCACGTCAAGCGCACGCGGGCGCGGCCGCTGACCACCGGTGCGGTGACCGAGCGCGAGGCGCTGATCCTCTTCGCCGTGCTGTGCCTCGTCGCATTCGCGCTGGTCTTGCTCATGAATCGCCTGACCGTACTGCTGTCGCTGGGCGGCGTCGCGCTCGCCGCGACCTATCCGTTCATGAAACGCCATACCCATCTCCCGCAGGTCCACCTCGGTGCGGCCTTCGGCTGGGCGGCCCCGATGGCGTTTGCGGCCCAGACCGGGACGGTGCCCGTCCTCGCCTGGCTGGTGTTCGCTTCATCGGTGGTATGGGCGACGATCTACGACACCGAGTACGCCATGGTGGATCGCGACGATGACCTCAAGGTGGGGATCAAATCCACGGCCGTGCTCTTCGGTGCTTATGACCGGGCCATGATCGCCCTGTTGCAGGTGTTGCTGACCCTGCTGCTCGCGGTTATCGGCTGGCGCGCGGGGCTGGGTGCGCCGTTCCTGATCGGGCTGGTGGCGGCCAGTGGCCTGTTTGTCCGCCAGCAGTGGTTGATCCGTGACCGCAGTCGCGACGGCAGCTTCCAGGCGTTCCTCAATAACAATATCTACGGCGGGATCGTGTTCGCCGGGATCGTCCTGTCGTATCTGACAACGGCCTAG